TGTCTGTGTATTTccaacattttaatgtaaataatttaacaaaTTCCACCATGAAATTAGTTTTCGATGAATTAGTTCTACATTTAGTTCTAAATAAAGATAGAATAAAGTTTTCATTTAGAAAATCTGCTGAGATGCTGAGTGTAAAACTTCTTCACTTCTGATTTACtgttcaatcacacacacacacactctcacacactctctctctctcacacacacacacacacacactcacacactctcacacagacttTCTGTAATGAGACAATTAACAGATTATTGTGTGGAGAGAGAGGGTTTGTGATTAGAGGGAACTCTGAGATTAAGATTAAAATCCTCCATCATTCAACACTGTTTTTATAAAGAATCTACCGTGTGGAGAACATCTGAGAGGTGCTGTAGGTTTTCTCCATCCTGTTCCCAACAACGTTTCTctgattaaaacaacaacaacactactcatctacactaaaaaaaatgtttttatatatatgtatgtatatgtatatatatatattctaaacaGCATCACTTTTAGGTTAATTTTGTAAAAAcagtcaaaattatttaaagtgAAATTTTCAGATAAGTGCACTAACCTTTGTAATTATTATCAAATATAAATCCAAAAAGGTTTCTGTTATACTGTGTATAAATATTTCCTATTGAACTAAAAACTGCAGCTGCCACTTATAAAACACTACAGAGGAGACCCCATATACTGCCTATAAATATAccatattatttaataaaaatccaCTTTTATTACCTTATAAACTATCATAGCGAGTAAACAGACCTGAGAACCTCAACCTCAAAAATACAGACCATAATAATCACAGAAactgtcaaataaaataaacctgtttaaatattttcagCATTAGAGCGCAGGCAGCGATATTAATCGTTTTATTAAACCAAATTAACCAACACTTTTAGTTATTGTCAATTTCCAAATTGTTAAGATTACATTAGAAAACACCTCTGATGTTTTTCCTGTGAGGCAGACAccactatatatgtatatataaatatatataatatcctaACTCCACCTCCATCCTAACCACACCCCTTGACTTAACCCCACCCATATCTGAACCACCTTCGTATGGTAAACACGCCCCTCACCTTAACCGCATTCCCACCTGATAAAACCaaattccactgtgtgtgtgtatatatatatatatatatatatatatatgtgtgtgtgtgtgtgtgtgtgtgtgtgtttaatatcaAGGAGATAAAATGTAAGTAAACGTAAGTAAAGCTCCTCACCCTAACTCCTCCCACATCCTAACTCCACCCCTTACTCTAACCTTAACCATTCAGAACTGTTTAATCTCaggagagtgtttgtgtgacaCTCAGACGTTTTCCTCTCCTAAACTCAGATTAATCAGATTTCTGTTCAAATAAAAGATCagatttttaaacatcatggtgTAACTATCAGCACATATCTAATAATCAGACTGTACCCCTCTGATCCTGAAACTCAGCGTTCTCACCCTCTCATTTCTGTTTTTCCGGCTGCTCGATAAGTTTTCCTTTGTGATATTTCTGTCCAATCCCATAAGGCACATGTGCAGAGATGGTGCCGGTCTCCGTGGCTCCCTCGATGTGGAACATCTGATCATCGAAGAAGATGTGTGGTTTGATCTTCTCCAGGAGAGGACCTTTGGGAGCTCCAGCGAGGAACAGTGCCTCATCGATCTCCAGTCCCCAGCTGCGCAGAGTTTTTAAAACTCGTGCTCCCGAACTCGCCGCACTGCGCGCCGTCACTAGGAATGTGCGGATCGGGCAGTTCATCCGCTCGTTCTTAGCGTAGAACTTCCTCTGCAGTTTCCCCAACGCTTCCAGGAAACACTTCAGAGGACCCTGTGGAACAATGCAATAACTTTACTGTCATAACTGTCCAAGTCAATAAGATGGTGTACAGATGATGATATCTGCTTAATCAAGAAGATTATGATGTTTATAATTCTAATCAAACCTGAGCAAGTGGTGTGTTCACGTTTGCCTTCTCATGCTCAAAGAACTCATCGAGTCCTTGTTGTTTCACGATGATCTCTGACTCGTCTGAGAAAAGCACGGCATCGCCATCAAACGCTACTCTGAGCTGAGATTCACTCAACTCCATCTTCTTATCCGGAGTAAACAGCGTGGCTGCTGCGATGCCTTATGGACAGATAGACTTAGACATAAATACTGGACATTTAGATGGAAGTAATTCTTCACCTGTAAAAGAATAGAGCAGATGCACtatacagccaaaagtatgtgcacccctgaccatcacacccatgtgtgcttgttgaacatcccattccagatttattccccttgTGCTGTTATAATgagctccactcttctgcgaaggcgttccactagattttggggtgtggcCATGGgaatttgtgatcattcagctacaagagcattagtgatgttgaggtcaggcgctgatgttgatgtgaggagactccagttccaattcatcacaaaggtgttcagtggggttgaggtcagggctctgtgtaggacattcgagttcttctaccttcttcctaCCTTCACACACCACATCTTCATgaagctcgctttgtgcacaggggcgtcatcatgctggaacagtgtttgggtgcctcttagttccactgaagggaaactgtactgctacagcatacagagacattctatacaCTTTCTGGCAAAAGTTTGCGGAAGgatcacatatgggtgtgaggTTCAAGTTTCCACATATTTTGTCTGAGCGATCAGACCAAGCACAATCCTAAACACTCCCAAGAATGGTACAAAAAATACTAAGGACCAGGATGATGGGAATGGTGTCCACACGGGAGCATCTGGACCTGGACACTCACATTACCTGGCCAGACTCAGCCTCAATGGAGCCATCCTGTACACTGTGAGATGGGGGTCAGGTGCAGTTCCAGTCACCTAACAAGAATGTGATGGTCAATCTTTGACCAAACGGACCCTTGCAATGGAAAACAGAAGTCCATGTATTCCAACCGGTAACGACAAAACAGTGTTTCTCATTTCCTTCATAAAAGTCCAGTTTGATAAACAACCATACAAGCTGAAGCTTTGGATCCAGACAGCAAAGATGTTCAGTCCTCAACATTCACTTCAGAATTCTACAAATATTCTACAGATGTGAAACTGTATGAGCAACTGGTGAGATCACACCAACTGAGGAGCATGGACAACTTATCTATCAAATGAGTATCAGGCAGCAGATTCATCCCAGGACTGAGGGAACCTTCAGGGAATTACAGGAATGTCCATTCACATAGATGTGTATGATTGATTATGCgattgagtgtgtgattgatTACATGATTGATTGTGGGATTGATTACATGATTGATTACATGATTGATTATGTGACTGGgtgtgtgattgagtgtgtgattgatTATGTGATTGATTGTGTGATTGGGTGTGTGATTGGGTGTGTGATTAATTATAGATCAGTGTCTCAGGTCCTCACCCTCCtcgatggcctccttcactttctCCGAGTCTTTAGACAGATACAGGTTTGTCATGTATGCCTTCAGGTAACCGACTGGACTCTTACCTCCAGTCATGCAAAACCTCTCTATCAGCAGGtctgttcaaacacacacacacacacacacacacacacacacacacacacacacattacattgtAGCTATTTCATAAAATACACTCACCACAGATTCACattcataatataatatataataatactgaATGGAAACCTGAAATTGTTTTATAGCATTATGCAGGGAATAGTGCACAGACGGACATTTAGGAAATATAACCTGTTATAACTGTAGtaattaatgttattataatattgaTGATGTCATCCTGTACCGTAGTGATTGATGGTGTTGATTAGCCGCACCCCCACCTGGGCGTGGTTATTAGTCATTAATACGATATCAAACAGCTCCTCACTGTCGGGGTACAGCTCCCTGAGACGAGCGTTCACCGTCATCAACGCCTGCAGgcacaattaataaataaataaataaataaataaataaataaataatcatgcaaattaagaagaagaagaaaaatattacTACTACATGAGCAGTGAGTTATGGCAAGCATGCAATTACCAAAACTCAGCATGTGATTTATCACGGCGAGTCCCAAAATCACTGAAAAGGTTGGTAGTGGGGGTCAGAACACAGACAGCAACACACCAGAACAAGCCATAATCACAAAAACAGGGGAAACATGCGAGGGGCAAAACCAggaaacactacacacacaactgaaACTGGTAAATAAGGCttgaaacaataaatacacaagaaGACTGGACAAAGACTCAAACGAACTGATCAATGAGCTAAAACTgtacaggtgaacacaatcagatAACACAGCAATCACAGgaccagaacagaaacaaaaatacatggaattcaaaacaaaacaaataagagCAGTGCTTGTCcctatttatattaaataagaG
The sequence above is drawn from the Ictalurus punctatus breed USDA103 chromosome 25, Coco_2.0, whole genome shotgun sequence genome and encodes:
- the nt5c1bb gene encoding cytosolic 5'-nucleotidase 1A — its product is MSKTEENSSVRSGDEEQDWEAAKVFFNNLKSKKPRPPKPSTAITIAVSSRTLFNMVEERKIYEQEGLEKYVNYNQQNENQPLKPGAAFPFVKALMTVNARLRELYPDSEELFDIVLMTNNHAQVGVRLINTINHYDLLIERFCMTGGKSPVGYLKAYMTNLYLSKDSEKVKEAIEEGIAAATLFTPDKKMELSESQLRVAFDGDAVLFSDESEIIVKQQGLDEFFEHEKANVNTPLAQGPLKCFLEALGKLQRKFYAKNERMNCPIRTFLVTARSAASSGARVLKTLRSWGLEIDEALFLAGAPKGPLLEKIKPHIFFDDQMFHIEGATETGTISAHVPYGIGQKYHKGKLIEQPEKQK